The DNA window attattattattattatcagttacaGTGACCCTTTATGCCTTTAAAACCTagtctcaccaccagacaatcagagatctccgccttctaaAGCGTCTAAAgtctgacttgtgagtctatttaaaacctggagcgacatcacttttctgctgctttcagacacctcTCCCAAGAAATTAAACCTTTGAGCCCTGAGCACATTGGTGTGATTTATTTCAAAAAACATTGGGAAAAAAGGCAAGATTAGacatgtcccacaaattgcaaacaaataattaaaattaaaaaattaaaaataactagagaaaaaggaaaaaaatcttgGGAAAACTATATTTATTCTGTCTTAAAATCATGTTGCAGAATTATTATAAATTTTAAGCACTTTCCAGTTCATctacttatttttcttttttactaatttctttctaattttttgggtcatttcttctttcattgtcttcttcccatgttttttttttgtgaaagaaATCAAGCCGATTCActcaggttttaaagggttaatgaatgaaaacaaaagagttTTTTGCTTGAACAAATGCTTTATTATAACTGAAGCTTAAAAATCATTTTCCCCCAATGatttatgtgtaaaaagtctgcCAGGCAGTCGAGGAGGAAAAAAGATGTGCATGTGCAGGCGAGTCTCCATCCAGAtgcattttttctttcaatACCATAGAtgagcaaatgtacacagtatgataaccgtcAATTTTCACACCATAGTATACGGTCGACTGCTGTAACCGTAGCCGTCAGTGATGAAAAGTCTTATCCCAGcacattgtgtttgtgtataacCTCAATCCACAAGTATAAGACAATGAAGATGAGAAAAATCACAGGTCCCAAACTGTCAGAATATTTTTGAGACACTTTCATGCTACAAAGTTTGTTGTCAAATATGAAgatgaataaaaacatttatataaattgacttaatttttttttttaaatagacaaCAGAATAACTTTTCCAGttttattaaataattaaattaattagactttaaaaagtgctttgGACAAGCCGTGTAACTTCACCACCTGCTCATGGTGGACTTAAATACCCATCAAACAATGTTAAGATTGAGTGTGCAGCACTGTGTAAACCTGACAAAGGTTTAAGGCGCATTTTAATATCCCATAGTTAAGTCAGGGGactaaatgtcattttaaaaatgcaaaacctTACAGTTTAAAGATTGCAAAGTGTCAAATGAACACACTCAGGCTAAAAAGATAAAGTATATTGCACCAagtaaatataatttacaagttTGGCACTGTATTCAGACCCAGAGAGGAGGCATGAGGACACAGCCACAGATAAGTTAAGTCAAACAAGGCACACCATTAATGCTCAAACCCATGTTAAACACAGCTAAACCTCACACAGTTTTCGCCCAGTTTGTCATTGTAAGGCTAAAGTTTATGAATATATTACTGTAGTGGGACAGATATCAAGATTACCCCAAATGTGGCACTGATATGGTGACACTTGATGTGTTGATACTGACAACAGGCACTGATGGTGACAAAGTAAGGCTGAGCATTTGATTGATATATTATAGttatcatgatatgagactagatatcgtcttagattttggatattgcaAGTGCTGTATCCTCCTGATTTTAAAGGTTGACATGTGATTTCATGACCTTACCAGATGGttcttttatttgcctttacccacttagtcactATATCCACATCAAAATATCGATAAAGGTATTTGCTCAGGACTACcatgatatttgattttgtGCCCAGCCCTTTGATAAAGACCACACAACAGATGTTTTTGTCCCAGACAAAGTATTTtctgtgctgcaggaatgacGTTTATTTGTAGGGCAGCCTTGAAGTTAATATCACCCTTGTTCCCTTGACAAAAAtccaatgagattttttttttagtcgattttggattattgctgaaaataagctctgtggcgaACAAaggtttatgatacttacacattaTGTTCAGTAAGAGGCACAGATGAACTcctctttcatgatttttgaagggTAAATGAAATctgctataaacaaactacaccacgctGCGAAACTCGCAAGTGGATTATTTACTGACAAATTAATAAATGTAAAAGTCCCTTAAGCTTCTGTTAACCACATATTGTTTCAatcatctaaccaaaaacccattaactTTCAGACGAGGGAACCACAAGTGCTAAAATccttttaggactcattcctgcagcaccaAACCTCAGATTTGAAGCACCTGAGGAACAATAAGGATCAATGGTATCAAGAGTGATACTTCAGGAAACAGAACTCTATGACGGCTGTCTGATGAATCGCTGGTGTCCTACATTGTCACAAAAATCAGATCAGTGTGCCGCCCTCACTTCAAGACAATCACTGAAGTATCTGCCTCAAGTGTCACAGTTATCGTATGAATTACAAGGTAAAATTCACTGATACATGCTGGTGTTGCACGAGGTAAAATGTTAAAAGATTTGGCTTTATCTTGATTGTCACCTACTTCTTAACTCATCTACTCCCACAGTCTTAAAAATGATCTGACTCTGTACTATCCTGGTTCTTGACACCGCTCAGGTCAACTTGTACTTGTTCCTGAGGAGTTTGAAGAGGTTGTGGATGACTGACTAAAAGCACTGCTACCATTTGTTGGTGAAACTACTTCACtatcttttgttttgaaataaattacataaaataaaggCAGGACGATCCCGATCAGGAGCATGGCGACCACGGCGTTCCACCACTGGATGCCCCAGTCTGCACCGTGACTGCTCAGGGGCTGTCCTTTGAGACCAAACCTCTGCTGTTTCTCCGGGTTATCCAAGAGATCGTCATCCTGATCATTTGTAGTCTGAATCAGTTTCTCAATATCTTGGTCCACCTCCATTAGAAAGTCCGTGACCTCCTGCAGATGTGGCTGGGCTCTGGCTCGATCCGGAGGCTTCGCTGGTGTAGTGGATGAACACGGCATTTCTTCTTCAGGGTCTCTGAGATCTGTGTACCTCTCTGTTAAAAAGCTGTGTTTCTGAACGGGTATTTTGATGGATTTAAGTGCAAATAAATCCTGTTCCTTCAGAAGATTGTTCACCCGCTTTATATCTGCCACCTGTTGACAGAAACAAGACCGAAGCTGAATGAATGCAAACATCTAACATGCCACTGAAGAGATCAACTCCAGAAATCAAACTATCCCTAATCTTTACCTTGCAGCCATACTGCAGTGCGAGCTTGTTGAGGTTGTCGCCATCTACCACATCCCGCTCCAGCAGCTGAATGTTCCTCAGTCTGTCCTGCTCCTGGTAAATGCGTGGCCTCATCTCCATGACGTTGAGCTCCTCGTCATCTGAGGACTCATTGGGCCTCCTGTTGAACATGTAAACCTGGCCATCTGCACTGGCATGGACGTCCACCGGGGCCTGGAAAGCCCGTGAAACGTGCTCCCCCCGCCGCATAATGAAGCACCAGTCTGTAAGGAATGTCCCAAGCCCAACGTTAAAGGATGGATATAATTAAAAACCTTTATAAACTTTTATTCCCAACTTAGATATATAATTGTAATAGTTAGACTAATTTATGCATGCTGCTAGCTGGCCCCGCTTCACTGCCTTGTGTAACTGGAATAACCAGGAATACTCCTATTGAGATTCAAATGTCTTTTGCAAGGAGTCCTGCAGCATATAGAGTTTCACATAAAGGAAAAGactaaaaacacaacagcaaaacattaAGCAGCATAAAAATTTTGCATACAGGAAACAAGCAACAGCCAGAGTACAACAAACAATTCAATTAGCAGCGTTCAGTCACTGTCACATGCATTTAGTAGAGCTATTCTGATACCAGTGTCCGAATTGCctctgatactgcctaaaatgctggaCTGGGTATTGGTGGGCATACGAATCTATGCAAAAATCCGATACaatgtaatttattaataaACTTTAGTTTCACAACCGGATAAAACAGTAGTTTTGCCAGAAATCAATTCTTCTTCACAGCTCTAAAACAGTAGCCTACACAGCCAGTTGTACTGTGCAGCTACTGGCAACTACTGCTTTACAGCTGTGACAAAGAGCTGACTTCTGATAAATAGTATAATGTTTGCCATTTTAACAAGTGGAAAGTGAAAGCAATTTTTTTAGAACCAGCACAATGAACGTAAGCTTCACTTTCACTGTGcctggcgctctgctgctctgtctgtgcccagagAATCCTACGCTCTGCGCTCTGAGCGTGGCACGATGAGTAACCAAACAGCACTCCAACAGCGCACATACTGaacagtccagctccaaaaatagaagaCATTGTGGCAGGCCGCCACAAATAAATTTATGTGTGGGAAAACCCTGTTGACAGGATTCATTCTCTGTATGCATTTGTACAAAGGGTTTAACTTGAGTTTTGCAATAACAATGACAGCGATCCTTTCGCATGCATACAGCCGTTTATTTAGAGATGCACAAtactggattttttgccgaGATCTGATATGCCAACATAGAACAATTTATTTGGTCGTTAACAGACacatccacttttttccccacctacaTTTAGtaatcatcaagtctcttctgtagtggaattaacatcataaaaTTCATTCATTGTTCAAAATAAGAGGccgattctgatagttcattttaaagccgatatcaGCCGACACTGATGATGTACCGATATTATCAGCATATTGGTAGATTCTGGTAGTTCATTTTAATGCCAATATAGGCCGATAACAATGACGTGCCGATTTATTTAAAGGAAATGGTATTTGAATGGTACTTTGAATTACACACCAGGTATCAGAATCAGTATGGGAAAGGAAAAAATGGTATTAGAACATAGTATTTGGTGATCACATAGTCTTTAATCCTGTTTTAAAATCTCCCATGCTTGTAATATAATCTAGTTTAAGGTGACTGTGTAGCTGACAAACGCTTTAAAATGTGAACACATCATCAATTCTTTATTAAATCAAGAAAAAAGGAATATGAGGTATTTCCAAGTGTTTCAGTATTGGCACAGTTATCGTATCTGCATAAGTTGTTGAATGTTAAGTCCAGCAATTGAAAAATCTGTTTAACACAGAATTTCTACGGAAGCCCAGCTGTCATGTGAGATGATGTTTTGCCCCTACAGTGTGTCTCAGTCTGTATTGTTAGTCATTAATCTACTGCACCCCATGATGACAAGTGACACCATTTTCAAACCCTGACCTAACGCACCTTTAATCTGCCTTTGAATACAACACTCATCCACGTAAAGATATTGAGCCACTTGCCCTGGCCTTATAAGTACAGTATATCCGTAGTGACTCTGATCGGTCTGTTTGGCTTgcacaccacaaacaaaccgcactagAGTTCACTCTCAGGCCGATAGCTCCACTTGAGTGAAGAAGTCTGTGTTGAATTAACGTTATAACCTTAACACCTGCCTGGACGAGCCAAAGCAAACAGTTAACCGCACAGCAGCTCCTTTAAACCACCGTCACTGATTAACTGAGctacaaatacacaaaaaactACCCCACTTACTAAAGTTACAACTTATCTAATGTGTTATACGCAGTTATATGTATTGTACTTATATACAAACTGAGTTAACACCAGGTCTGTTGCTCGAGTAATTtctaacagttattttattcCGTATAACAGTTAAATGTGACAGTTCAGCAAGGCCTTTACAAATCATACTGTCGATAAACGAAGCTGACAAGGAGCACTTGAAGGCACCGTTAACGTTAGCTACCATGCTAACAGCAGTTAATGGTTAGCTTTAACTTTTGACGTTCAGCATATGTCATCACCGGAATATCATGGCAGAAAGCAAGTCAGCAAACTGCTTTACTTCAGCTCCAGTTACAGTTAGCTCACTAGCACCACATGGATAAATACCACTTAGAGGACGTAGTTTCACAGGCTTTTAAAACTCAGGCTGCGCTGTCCCCTTCTAATTACCTTATCCAAATGCTTTGGCAACAGTATTGCAGGACACCGCCGTCCCAGGACAGTCCTCCCCGGCTTGACTCGCCAACATTACAACAGCAACTGGTGGCGCTAGCTCGCTTGCTACTGTTTAGCCTGCTTCTTCTTCGTTCCTTCTATAAAGAGTTGACACAATAAATGCACTACCGCCACCTGCTGCTCTGGAGGTGATCTAGcattaaaaacaatcattttttatttggaaAGAACCCCCACAAGAAGGTTAAATATAATTAGGGAAATTATAATTATGATAATTATGATGATGAcgattatcattattatcatcatcaccttGTTCATCTTTAtgtagcaattttattttatttcacagtcactttattttatagtcactttattttattcaacactttgtctgtcatttttagtcactttattcatctttatgtagcaattttattttatttttacctcttttatctttattctatttaatgtctttttgtcttgtgctgctgtatttgaatttcccctctggatgatcaataaagtatatcttatcttattaatcattattatcattattattataataatatatattaatataattattatttctcATCATGTTTTTCATCTGCAGTGTGTGACTCTGGGCGCCTCTACTGTTTAAATGCAggcattttcttttgtgtgtgtgtgtgtgtgtgtgtgtgtgtgtgtgtgattctgcCACTGTTGTGCTGTTTGTGGCCCCGAACCTCGTGCATATCTGATGTGTAGCAATGAGACATAaatgataagataagataagataagataagaatgGGGATATTTACAACATTAGAACAGCAAAGTGAcagtgcaaacaggaagcatcagtAGGAAAAATCTACAAAGTAATATTTGACAATGTAAAACAAGTAagctgtacaaaaataaagagCAATATAATaaggaaacagtataaaaacaTTACGCAACATAGTAAGGAAGCATCAGACAGAAGCGGAATGTAAGATAGACTGAATGGCTGATTTTACATTATTGACATATGGAAGTATAGATATTGCACAGTATAACAGTAGTGATATTGCACCTGAGTGATTGATTGTGAGCAGTAAAAAACAGAGGCaagatataataataaatagacAGCCCGAGTGGCAGAATTTACATTATTGCATGTAGCAAGTGTCGATATATCACAAACACTACATACAAATACAGATATTGCACATGAGTGATGATTGATTGTCCATAGTTTTTTATTGACTTTCTGCCAATGCAGTCATTTGACAAAACAGAAAGTGTACAACATAGATACCACCAGATCTCAGAGAACATAAAGGATGTGCACAATACACACTACAATACACATGATAGTTAAGTGCAATAATTTCTGGTATGGCTTACAGCTCTGCACtaaaaatgtacccatataatATACATTTTAGAGAATATCCTCACTATGTAGTTTCCTCTCTTCATTGGTCTCCATGGGCTTAATGAAACCCACAACTTAAAACTGAGGTGTATGATATAAAAATAGAATATGAGAATTCCCATTtaggatattttctctttcaaacttcATATGCTAATCAATATTTAGTAACCAAAAAGCTGCTCTATGTCTGACATCTGTTGGTAGGAAGTCATCACTACATCTCGTCTCAGCCTCTGAAGCACAGTCAGtattcctcctctcctccatccctctGTTAGTTTCCCAGAACAAGACCAGTGGTGGCGAGGAGAGCAACCGCACACAGCCTTGGGCTGAGAGGATGCGAGAAAGTGAATATTGGTTCCTGGGTCCTCGGGGAAAGAACCAAAGAGGTTTCAGAGAGGTCAGGGTAGTGGTGGTGCCGTCTTTGACCACTAGATGGGACTATTGATCTTTTATATCGCTTAACATCTGTTTTAAGCTGCCAATCTGTTTATCTGATGAAACTAATGCAGAGTGGTTATTTTGTATAGGGCaaagcattatttttttttatcccaattctgttattgtttgctaTTGTTAACAGGTATGGAAAATTCAGTTTGGTAGTTTTTCTTAAGATATTGCCCGATGAACACTGCCACAGAAATTAAGAACTTCCTCTATCAGACCATTTATGAGCAACATGCACAAAAAGCTTAAACAATAGTCTGCAGTCTGTCACATAACCAACATGATGAGTTATATCAGGAGGAAATGTGTGAGCCCCACACTGTATAAGCTactcctttaaaaaaacaagttaatCAGCTCAATTACAGCCATATTGCACTGGCCTGTAtacactccttttttttttgccacatgAAGAGCATGGACCAACACAATTTCCCCACAATCTCAAGTGAAAGCCACAATTTGTCTCCAGGAGTAAAGGTCCAATGTCCAAGCCATGAAAAATGTCAGATTTTACACTGGATTTGAGGGCTTATAATACATATAAATGCACAAATACACATCCAAAATAGGTTACAAGTATGAGGGTCATTACTGATCAAATGaaccacaaatacacacattacTTACACTTCAAATTTTCTTTGCAAGACAGAATTAACATTGTATATAGAAATCATGTATTTAAAATGCCTTGTCTGTTCTTTATCATTCCTTTTAATCATGTTTCTGCGCCATCTTTACTGCGTCATGACGTCCTGCCTACAAGGAACCTGATTGGTCAGCCCTGAACAGCGCGTGAGCGTACGTAGTTCGACTGTTACGCTAGCTGCTACTCCTTCAGTGAGGTGTGCGGCATTAGCTAACAGAAAAGTGACTTTAGGAGCCTGTTATAAACGCGAAAACGACATGGAAATGGCGACACGTTTAAGTTTATGTCTGATATGAAAGCTGTATAAGACAACGCCTAAACCCAGACTACTCTTGTACTCTTCCGGTTTGTAAagttaataattaaaaacaccTGGACGTGACTCCGCCCCGCACACAGCAGCGTCCAATGCAAAGCGCAGCAGATAATGGTAAGCATCAACTTATAATGTTACACTGAAAGTTAATATCAGCGCAAGATAGTTCATTGTCAATAAAACAATCATCATTCATAGTCTTAAAATGTTACCTTCAGTGATGTCAAaactgtgacgtcatagctaGCTTAAACCAAACATGCAGACACACTAGCCAAGGTAGCCCATTAGCTTAAAACTCACAAGTTTAGCTAAAAACATGAGCTCACATTCGGTGAAAATATACTAATGCTGCTTTCTTATGTTGCAGGTACTTGTGTCGTTGTGTTGCTAAGTCTAAGGCATAAAAGGCAGATGCATTTTGGCTTTGCATTGCATTCTTAAATGTATGGTTTGTTACCTACTTAAAGTTTACACAGACAAATTATTACACACCACTGGGATTAGTATAGGCTAAGTAAGTGGACTTTTTCAGATGAGTGTAACCCCATGATAAATGTTCATGCAGGGTGACTTCAGGTCCTCATAAAGTCTTCAATTCTGTTAAATTTGATTTTGTAAATATTAGGTTGTAAAAAGTCTCAATtctgaatttgtgaggtcttaattgcccatttacattttatctaTTACATATATTAATCCATTAAACTCTTTCTATATTCATCTATTAAATTCTTTAGTCAAAATGTGTCAAGCCCTAATGCCTGAAAGTTCACATTTCCGGTGTTACAAATCTTTtaacctaccactgaaccaaATACtatgtttttactttatacttgcacttaccagttggcaaaatgtagatcaAATTCACTCAAATAATTATAATCCTAAAACTTAACTTTGCATGTTGTTAAAAATGAccttgaaaaggtcttaaaagcATTTACTTTAAGTGTCCGATACCTATAGACAGCCTGTCATGAAGGACTTGCCCTGCCAAGTTTTTGGAAATTTCTCATGTGGAGACTAGGCATATTATCCTGAAGACTTTATATTTGCCCCCAGTCCTAAATTAAGTCTTTTAATACTGAGTATCTGTAGATATCAAGTcctatactgtatgtactttaattatatttttctcACTGTGAAATATATTTGTGAAAGCACTAGTAGTGAACCATGTAATATTgtcacaatattgatattgaggtatttgttaaaaaatatagtGAGTTTTTTTCTCATATCGTACAGCCCCAATTTGGAACATGATAGAAATAACCTGCATGAGCTGTCCCTGATAGTTTCCTGTAATATTTTGTATACTGCAGTATGTTATGGTATAGTGTGGTGTTTTGACGTAATTAAAACTCAAAACgctgtgtgtttcttttgttgtaGTAGAGCACAGTGGGACATTTTGGACAGTTAATATACTGCAGGAAACAATGGATTGGATAGATTTATCAGATCATCAAATATGCCCTGATCCCATCCTGGTGGAGCTGAGCCACATCATCCACATTTATACAGCATCTAGATCCAATGGGTCTAACCTTAGATTTGTGACTTTACGTGTTTGTTTTGTGAGTTGTTGCCCACAGAGCATGATATGATATTGATACTCACCTGTGGTTAATACAGGTACGGTAGCAAAATGAAGGTGATGCAGAGACAGCCCAAGCCAAGCAGGGAGAAGAGGCGGTACAGGTGAGAATTAAAGACTGGACTGTAATGTTATTTAACATGGCAGATACCTTGATTAGTTGCTGCAAGGTATGTCTTTTTTGTTATTAATATAAACTGAAAGAATGAAATTTAAAACCATGTCAAAACAGATTAAAGTATGACGCACTGGTTGGCATCGGGCATCAGAGTCTGGGACGGAGAAACTGCAGAGTGCAGGATGGAGAAAGCGCATCTACTCAGGGAAGTGATGAGGTAAGTTGTATTGTCATCGCACAGACACCATGACATTGGTATAGTGGTAGGTGTTATTGAATTTTGGTGAACATTTTGCACATGACTAATTTAATTGCAGTCCACAATATTCAAGAAAGCACTTTTTCAATGGAACCTTTTCAAGCGCTTGTTGTCGTTGGTGATAGACTCAAGGACAATGAAAATGACTGAGAGACTGAACGTGGGAGGTCGAACACTAATACAACACAATACTCAAGAGTGACCACATACTTGTTAAAATTGTAATTGTCAGTACTGTAGAGCCCCTTTCTCTCATCAGGGATGTTTTTTGTCCCAGCTGAAGTACATTTTGATATCATGAACTTGAAGTCATCTTGGTGAAACAGTGTTGAGAGATACAATGTGGAGATTGCCGTAACTGTAATTTGTCAGCAAAGgggcttttgttttctctttttaaatttCTGTTGCTGGTAGAGATTGTTTACAGTCAAGACAACATAATGCAGGGTACTGTGTGTTCTGCTTGTTGTGATTTCCAATCTCTATCCCCATAAATTAAGGAACGCAAACACAAGAATGACTGCCCTACAGTTGTCCCCTATTGTTGCACTATATCATGAAGTCAATgaaagcatgtaaacacagtTACTTTTGGGGATGTGACTAAGGCCCAATATGGCCTGATAATGCAAGATATATCCATCTACTGTTGTGGTGGTGAAATCAACAAGTGAAAATCAGCTTAACTATAAACCATTTCCTGTGTTGGAGGCACCCGTGGATGAGCGTCAAAGTGTAATTTCACCATCATATTTGCTCCTCCTAAGTGTAACTGCGTCAGTAAGCGGTCTGTGGAAATAGCTACTTACATGGTCTGTCCCCTGTGAGAATAATAGCTAAAGTTACACTGAAATCACACAGAAATTAGTGCTTGTTTTTCCTGTTGCTTGAGATGGATTGAAACAAGGCTCCTGTGATGTTGCCATATCTATCACACAAAAGGTGCACTGAGCTGTTGTAG is part of the Epinephelus lanceolatus isolate andai-2023 chromosome 5, ASM4190304v1, whole genome shotgun sequence genome and encodes:
- the lysmd4 gene encoding lysM and putative peptidoglycan-binding domain-containing protein 4, which encodes MRRGEHVSRAFQAPVDVHASADGQVYMFNRRPNESSDDEELNVMEMRPRIYQEQDRLRNIQLLERDVVDGDNLNKLALQYGCKVADIKRVNNLLKEQDLFALKSIKIPVQKHSFLTERYTDLRDPEEEMPCSSTTPAKPPDRARAQPHLQEVTDFLMEVDQDIEKLIQTTNDQDDDLLDNPEKQQRFGLKGQPLSSHGADWGIQWWNAVVAMLLIGIVLPLFYVIYFKTKDSEVVSPTNGSSAFSQSSTTSSNSSGTSTS